The following DNA comes from Neofelis nebulosa isolate mNeoNeb1 chromosome 3, mNeoNeb1.pri, whole genome shotgun sequence.
CATTCACTCCTGTAACGAAAAGAATGTACTTTTGAAATAGTGAAAAAAGATGgtcaaataaaaagttattatCAAGGTATATACATTCACAGTGCCTTGTaatcttttccttcttcaaacACATACATTCACACTACTTCTGGAGTCCTAAGTCCATCCAGTAAATACATAAAGGGGAGTTCCATCTGACCCAACATTcagattaaatgttttaaatctgaCAATTCAATTCTTCagtatgtttcaaatattttcatttatgaaaataaaagttttgaattAATTAACTAGTAACAATTAGTCATCACTAGGGGGAAAATGGCAGATTACTATTTAGAGATTATTTGTTAAACTGCTTCCAATTTGGGAGATAACATTCCTTAGCATTTACTTGACTCAAAAGGaatttctaagaagaaaaaaaacgcCCCATGgaagcaatttatttatttacatgcatTTAACATGTAGATGTTTCTTCAAACAGCTAGAGCTCCTCCAGATAGAAACACAATGCCTCTCCAGGCTCCACAGGAGCACTCATTGTTACTCTAATCTATGCCATCAAACAAGCagatagggttttttttgtttttttttttaaagaggatatCTTGCGGTAATGGTCTTAGCTGTTATTATTGACATCtgtatacttcaaaaaaaaaaaaaaagtatccagaCCCACCCAGGATCATACATTCCCAGAGAGCTGATACATTAGAATAACAAAAACCTCTTGTAATGATTCTCTGAGATAAAAAGGCAAGAGGAATTCAGCAGTTAAGAATAGTATAAATACAAGTGCCTGAAGTCCTTGCCTTTTAACCTTCAAGAGGAGGACAGGGCACTTCGAGAGTACAATTCAAGAAGGATCAGAAAAACTTTCTTGGCAAAGGTATGGTTTTTtgcctattcttttcttttcctacatgGCTTCTGCTTCTTGTGTGGATGGACTCCCTTTAACTTTAACATGGAAGTActttctttgacttttaaatAGTAAGTGCTTCCATGTTTTAGTAGAAGTGAATCCAAATCACTCCTCTGAATGTAATAAGGCAAGTTCCTTATATAGCCCAAGGGGAGCCCCTTTGCTTTAACATGGGGGTACCTGCTGTGTAAAACAAAAGTAAGTGCTTCCATGTTTCAGTGGAGGTGTTCCCAAATGGACACAACTTTTATCTTGATCCGGCATTTTCTAAGCTTACTTTACAGGTTAAAGAATGGTAACTTTCACATTTTTACAAGACTGGGCTCCCCACCACTTAAACGTGGATGTACTTGCTTTGTATCTAAAAAAGTAAGTGCTTCCATGTTTTAGTGATGGTAAGtcttacttttacattttacaaacTTAACAAGGCTTAAGCCTCACCGAAATGACCATCTATGGTATATTTAAGCTGTACCCTTAAAACTGTTAAGGAACGCCCTCTACTTTAACATGGAGACACTTGCTGTGACATGATAAAAATAAGTGCTTCCATGTTTTAGTGTGGTGGTTCCTTTCAAATCCTCAACTGCCTTATATCCATTATGTGTGCAGATCTTGGCTACATGCCATGACTGTTGCTAATATGCAACTCTGTTCAATACAAATTGGAATTGCACTTTAGCAATGGTGATGGCGTGTGCCAATTTTCAACTACAGAATCTGTATCATCTACTTACTTTGAAAGTACTCTTAAGGGTATAacctcttctcccattttgtgcctctctttgtgttttttcttatgcttcctttttgcttttaaaagggATCCATCTTTTACATCTCCAGTATCCTTTTCCTCTTCAGTAGAGACTTCTAAATCTTAATATCAAAAAGTTAACTTTAGGTAAGTAAGGATTTCTTAAtctctcattttaatttagttGTAGATAAATTAACTGTAGTTGTCAATACCTTTGCTTTCTTTGGTAACTTctacatcttcttttttaatgttgtctttctgtgttattttctttacttttgaccTGGGAGTTGGGTGTTCTGCTTCTTCAGAGatacttctcttcctcttccctgttcTGACTGTAGGTAAGCTGGATGCTTCTGCTCTTTcccgttttttctttttctttgacgGTGGCTTCTGGGGTTCAGTAATCTCTACTTCAGATCCCTCAGATGTGGTCCtggatcttttcatttttcctacaGTCTCTTTACTTGTGTCAATGTTTGACTCTTTGGTCTGGATATTGTCCTCTTTCTTCATTCggcctttcttcttcttcttctttttcttttcttctgtaacaATGTTATCATTAGTGTTCATTTTACTTCAACTACATTTACTTAAATATCAATATTAAGTTACCTGATACTCCAAGGACAGGAATAGGCTTATTTTTTACTGTCTTAGGAAATATGCCAGGTTTTCTTGGTGCTTCTTCTGGTGGGTTGTTAAGAAACTGAAAACCAATAAGATTTTGTTACTATTTAAAAACACTTGctaattgtttttgcttttctttttaggttCGGGACCTACCTCAATAGCTTTTGCtgcttgttcttttgtttcaaatTCTACAAAGGCAAATCCCTTTGGATCTCCAGTAGATTTATAATGTGGTATACTTATATAAACAACATTGCCACATTTCCCAAATACTCTTTCAATCCAGCTGTGATTAACATTTTTGGGAAGTAATTCCTATAAGTGAGAAGCAATATTAAAATAGAAGCACTTTTTCAGGGTCAATAAATTTTTACTTGTAATGTTAGAATGTTTCTGTCATTCTTTTGAATGCCAGCActgaacttttagaaaataaggtATCACCACATACATACCACATACACTGTCCGCTCATCCTCATCTTTTGGTCGTTCACCTAAAGGCTTTTTTCTCCTGATTCTGGTGCCTTCTAAGTCCAGCTATGAAATAGTTACATGAGATTAATAACTGACATAATAATTCCATGATATAGTTGTAATAATTCTTACCTCTACAACCGATGAACTTTTCAGTGCTCTGGCTATTAACTTTCCATCTGTTgtcaattttttcattttgttgaaagaCACGAGAAGTGATATATCAACATCTAATGGAAATGCATAAATTAGTATTACAGAATAATTGCATTTTGGt
Coding sequences within:
- the LARP7 gene encoding la-related protein 7 isoform X2, with product MEAESGNQEKAMEEENPEKKKEVEKKKRSRVKQVLADIAKQVDFWFGDANLHKDRFLREQIEKSRDGYVDISLLVSFNKMKKLTTDGKLIARALKSSSVVELDLEGTRIRRKKPLGERPKDEDERTVYVELLPKNVNHSWIERVFGKCGNVVYISIPHYKSTGDPKGFAFVEFETKEQAAKAIEFLNNPPEEAPRKPGIFPKTVKNKPIPVLGVSEKKKKKKKKGRMKKEDNIQTKESNIDTSKETVGKMKRSRTTSEGSEVEITEPQKPPSKKKKKRERAEASSLPTVRTGKRKRSISEEAEHPTPRSKVKKITQKDNIKKEDVEVTKESKDLEVSTEEEKDTGDVKDGSLLKAKRKHKKKHKERHKMGEEVIPLRVLSKSEWMDLKKEYLALQKASMSSLKKTISQIKSESKMETNGVAPNSGIENEKTNSEECCPQEKVNATGPQFVSGVIVKIISTEPLPGRKQVRDTLAAISEVVYVDLLEGDTECHARFKTPEDAQAVINAYTEIKKKHCWNLEILSGDHEQRYWQKILVDRQAKLNQPREKKRGTEKLITKAEKIRLAKTQQASKHIRFSEYD
- the LARP7 gene encoding la-related protein 7 isoform X1 — protein: MEAESGNQEKAMEEENPEKKKEVEKKKRSRVKQVLADIAKQVDFWFGDANLHKDRFLREQIEKSRDGYVDISLLVSFNKMKKLTTDGKLIARALKSSSVVELDLEGTRIRRKKPLGERPKDEDERTVYVELLPKNVNHSWIERVFGKCGNVVYISIPHYKSTGDPKGFAFVEFETKEQAAKAIEFLNNPPEEAPRKPGIFPKTVKNKPIPVLGVSEEKKKKKKKKGRMKKEDNIQTKESNIDTSKETVGKMKRSRTTSEGSEVEITEPQKPPSKKKKKRERAEASSLPTVRTGKRKRSISEEAEHPTPRSKVKKITQKDNIKKEDVEVTKESKDLEVSTEEEKDTGDVKDGSLLKAKRKHKKKHKERHKMGEEVIPLRVLSKSEWMDLKKEYLALQKASMSSLKKTISQIKSESKMETNGVAPNSGIENEKTNSEECCPQEKVNATGPQFVSGVIVKIISTEPLPGRKQVRDTLAAISEVVYVDLLEGDTECHARFKTPEDAQAVINAYTEIKKKHCWNLEILSGDHEQRYWQKILVDRQAKLNQPREKKRGTEKLITKAEKIRLAKTQQASKHIRFSEYD